AGCACCATTCCAGTTCGCCGATCGATGGGACCACGAACGGTAATCTCgactgaaaatataggaaaaaatcatttgaatataatttaatataaaaatgtagtaAAAAGTTTccttattttaaagttttaatacgatttttggccaaatttcgaaattggcTGTGTTATAACTTTTCCAGCGCAGActttttaattcattaatcCATCAAAATAGCACgtaagataacaaaattaaattattctattacaaaatattatttaaatcgattttttgaTATATAAGGATATTATAAACAATTCAGAATTGTTTAAAGTATGATCTtctaatctatttatttacaaaaaagtatttcttttattcGAATTTtggtcaacattttttttttaattttcttatccCAGAAAAAACATAAACCACCTTTTGCGAATTcctaaatttctaaaataaggattgtataatatttatttgtagtaCATATTACTTAAAAGGGcaatataaagtttaaaatttctaaactTGGTATGGTAATATTCCACAAATTTGAAAGGATAGACAAGGACGTTAGTTTGTTTGGGGTTAACCTctagaaaactatttttaaatgaccCCTGATCATATATGATTATTATGCTCCCGTAAAGCACTATTCATTATCAATTCTCGGTCGGCAGGCCACGTATTCGATTACCTATGAGCGTTGAACTTGAATATGGTTTTGATAAGCGAGCTTGTCGGCCAAGGTTTAGCTATGGTTAGACATTTTTCGAGTCTCGGATTACCAATATAACTGGGGGTTATACCCGATTGAGCCCGGGTTATACGATATATCTGCCATTTTGCAGGTAATCAGGCGTTTAaatgtacatatttaattgtctTTTCACCTGTATAGTTGTGTCCGTGGCCATGGAAATTGTTGCATTTTCCAAAGACTTCCAGGTTCTCGGCATCGCTCAATTGGGGACTGCAAATAGAGTGTTTTTATTGGGAATATCGATACAGATCGAACTCAATTGGTTTGCCAACTGTGATTGAATTAGGCAATTGAACAGATTCAAATTGattcaatttaattacctATGGAGACGGTGACAGGCGCTGAAAGTTTCGCGACGAGTGAGGAAGGCAACAGGTTGCTGCGACATTATAAGTCCGACTTCTTAAGTTGAtctatgtatttttatatctCCGATTAGTCAGCTGCACGCCTTAGCACTGTTTTACAATGAATGCAAAACCTGCTTTCAAGTCGGGCCTATTTATATGGTATTTGGCTATTGGGGAGAACAAGGAAATTATTGGATTGATGCGGCGACTAATAaatcacaacaacaacaatgcgtTCGGAACTAGTTTCTGCTGAACCTTTTAATTGCAGCTGATTTGCGTGTTTTGGATCTGATCTCTGTAGAAATTTGTTAATGCTGCAAGAAtagtttttagaattttaaatcCCTGTTTGAACATTAAATAAACATAGGGGTCTCACCTTTATTTGCTACGCaattgtttaataatatttacttttgtctACGTTGCTCGTCAACAGCTGTTCCCGATAACTAGGCAGGGTCATCGGTTATCGGTCAGTGATGACGAGTTGGCACTTCAAGTGACTGTTCACAGTGATACCGGTTCTTCGACTGTTCTCAGTGATTTGGTTTGGGAAATtctgtattttaaatacatatatacttcTGTTCAGAGAGAAACAGCaactttttctaaaataagaagtacatatacaaggcctactgagacttgtataagttttaattaacaatttaactagtttttatgcattttatagacatgaagaaataaaagttaatttaCTTTTCGCATTTGCTgacatgcatatactttgtggacaagagtaaaaagaacgttatttttgacgtttaaaacaaatatcacagtagtctttttaaaataaaaatctgaaataacaattatttacGATTCCTGCTTGAAAGACTTATTTAGACTATTcggtatttttattgtttttattatttaaaggtAGGTGTTTTCATGGGCAAATGCGtttatttggccaaaaaaaaacaattgacTTAATAATCTTATGTTATTCAAAGTTACCGTTAAAATagcaatttttgaaaataaatgcgTCCCATCCCTGGCACTTGATAGCGTTGCCAGACCAGCCCTCTGATCCCTCTCCAAAATCACCCCTGCTTTGTTATCGGCCGACGTTCGTCACTAgctaaaaaaatcaacaaacgaCGCCGCGCAAATATTCGAAATATtcttgttaaaattaaataaaagcaagGAAAAACTCGAAAATTATAGAACCAAAAGATGAGCAACAAGAGCACGCCCGTGCGCCAGCGCATCCAGCAGTTCCAGACGCGCGGCACGCACAAATCGACGCCGGCGTCGGAGATCAGCGGGCTGCGCAAGAAGGTGCTGATGACGCGATCGGAGGATCACCGGGAGCATCTGCTAAATACGGCGTTTAGCGGGAGTGGAGGAGGATCTGGGGGCACCCCGCAACCCAAGCCGAAATCCACCTCCCTCAATGCCTGCTACACACCATCCTCGCTCTACAGGAATACAGCAAATACCCCGGCAAAAACCAAGACTCCAGGAAAACCCAGCCGACCGAAGGATCGCGACTCCCTGATGGGCGACTCCTGCCTCAGCGTCTCCGAGGAGAGCAACATGATTGTGGCCGTAAGGGTAAGACCCCTAAACGCTCTGGAATGCACCCGCGGTCAGGTGACCAATGTGGTCCAGGTGCACGGAAATAGCAACGAACTGACCGTTCAGGCGGGCAGCAGTGCGGATTCCTCAGCCGGTGTGACGCACTTCTTCAGCTACGACCAGGTGTACTACTCCTGCGATCCCGAGCGCCGGAACTACGCCGGCCAGGCCAAGGTCTTCGAGGGCACAGCTCGTCCTTTAATCGACACTGCCTTCGAGGGCTACAATGCGTGTTTATTTGCCTACGGGCAGACGGGCTCGGGCAAATCCTACAGCATGATGGGCATCGAGGCGCTGGACGACGCCGCCTTGGACGGTGGGCCACCGCACGACGAGGCGGGCATCATTCCGCGCTTCTGCCACGAACTCTTTCGTCGCATTGAGGCTGTTAaaaggcagcagcaactgcaggtTGAGGTGGAGGTCAGCTACTTTGAGATCTACAACGAGAAGATTCACGATTTGCTGAGTGTCCAGCATGCGGCGGCTGCTGGGGAATCCACTCCtgttcagcagcagcatcaccagcagcagcagcgacctGCTTTGAAGGTGCGGGAACACCCCATCTTTGGACCCTATGTAGTGGATCTCAGTGCCCACTCGGTGGACTCGTACTCGGCTTTGCGCAACTGGCTGGCCGTGGGCAACTCCCAGCGAGCCACCGCCTCCACGGCCATGAACGACAAGAGCTCGCGCTCGCATTCGATCTTCAATATTGTCCTGAACCTCACCGATCTGAGCAGCGACGATGGTCTGTCCTCCGATACGGAATCTGGGTCGACATCCTCCCTCCGGCAGACGCGGCGCAGCAAGATCAGTTTGGTGGATCTGGCGGGCAGCGAAAGGATCAGCGTCTCGGGCTCGAATGGCGAAAGGATCCGCGAGGGCGTCAGCATCAACAAGAGCCTGCTGACGCTGGGAAAAGTTATTGCTGCTCTGGCCGATTCCCGCAAGGCAGGCGGAAATGGACCGCTGGGATCTGGAACACCCAGCACCTTTGTTCCTTATCGGGAAAGTGTGCTCACCTGGCTTTTGAGGGTAAGTGTtgagaaatattattaactgCTTTTTGTACTTATCAACTGGGTCAGTGGGGTGGTCTACTTTTGGTCGGTGATAATTCGTTGGGAATCGATTGaggggaaaattaaattatttgaaattcaaGGGTCAAATTGaagtgtttaaaaatacaaagttATCTTTGTAAATGCATAAATGTATGTTACTAAATTGaaaatagagccctgcatgaatggattcaatgaattattttgaattttttgttttatatgaataaactttgagtttaatagaattgaatgaatgaatggcatgaattccgaaataattcaaacgactatttcttttgaagaagaaagggtcataattttgtaattaaatctgaagaattttattttctaagcagttaacattgatttgttaaaaatggtCCACTTtctgttctcaaaagaaagcacaacaaaatctggcaaattcaaaaaattcctaaaaattattcattcattcattcaattcgaaatgaattagaaaatcattcaatttatataaattttatattcagTTAGTAAAACTCGTTATTTCTGTCTTATAAGGCCTacctttattataaataaataccctGGCGATACTTTCCGTAGTTTTGCCACCTCCAACGAATCGGCTATCAACACTTTCGCTTTGATAAGCCAGTGGCCCGCGGAATGAGGTCTCCCCACAATCAGTAATTACCCGGAAAGCAATCAGCACCAAGAACTGCACTGGGAATGCACCCGACCTCTGTGGAAAGTACCCACAAAAATGGCACacattcaaatatttacataatttcTGGGCAAATATGACCATCGATCTCGTGATGCTTCAGCTAACTCTTTGTCTCCATGCTCATTGTCTATAGAGATTTGATCTCGTGATGATGTGTCGTCGCCCTGTCTTTTCAAACACGCGAATTTGCCTTTTATGATGTCTGCATTTTCGAGACCAGGTCCTATGACAGATTGCTGTTTGCTTAGCCAATTAAATGGTATGCTAATtaccttaaataaaataaagatgcGAATTGTGTGAAAAGTTGGAAAAGGAGAAGATTAGATTGTAGgataaaatatgatattttttatatttatttgttttatctttattcgtttgtttatttttattttttgataaatactCAGACCCAgtttcttatttattatttccttaTCTCTTTCGATAGTGAAACTTTTTATCTCGGTCTTAAAATTGAATCAAAGACCTCCCCGCGCCTCAATCAATTGAGTGATTAAAGCCTTGGCTTCTTATCatatctatttaaattttgcttgctttgcttttttatttggcCATAAAATTTATGACCTGATAGAATGGCACGTGTAAGTAttctacaaatttattttaagaaagcTTTCTTGGTAATAAAGAAAGATAGCAGAAgctttatttactttgttgAGAATTATATCTCAAAGATGTTCGTTGTTGTACTTTATGAGACATTTAGGTAGAATATGAAAGAATAAACATCTCTAAGGAACTGTGTTTTTAGAACAATAACACTTAAGGCTCTACATACTAGCTAgataaattacttttattaGTAAAGTGAGTCAATAGTTATAAAATAGTCATGGGACTACCTTACAAAACTGAATCATTATTCAactcaaatatttttcttttttaattatcattACATAAAcgatttaccttttttttgctaaataaTACACATTTGCTCACGATTTCCACTAATTGTTTGAATTGAGTAATGGATTGGAGTTCTCTATAATACCTCACATGCTGCTTACTTATGTGTATACTTGTAGTTAACAACTGCTCTCGAAGGAAAATCACAAGTTTTGACCACTTGTTTAATATCTTGACTATTGAATTATTACAAGGTCGATTAATCCATTATAAAGGGCTTTATATAATTCAGGTATCTGCGTCTAAATAAAGGTGCACTTGACATTTTACGACGTAATTTACAATCATTCCACGATATTCTGTGAGTAATTATAGGGCGCCAGAGTGAAAGGCTCTTGATTGAAGGCACTACAAAGTCCAAGCACTTGTCTTTTTTCCCGAAACCCGTTCCACTAAGTGTTGTTTATTGTCTAGCCACTTTACTTTAAGTTACGGTAGTACGCCCCAGAGAATCCCTTAAATGTTTCCGTTTAATATATGGACTCGGCCATAAAAGGTGAAGACAAATATTTGCTGGAATGGCGTCTTACCCAATTATATCGTAACCAAGTCAATAGGAAGCCCTTGGGATCGTTATAACTAAAAAAGACAACATTGTTAAACAACCTAGAAGTTGAGGCGACCTTGCTTGAGTCCATCTGTGATAGAGATTGTATATTTCTTGACTTCCATCGTTCCTGTGACTGACTATCTTTGAAGTACTTTTCCTATCTTTGCATAATAAACACAAGTTTCTCTGCCCACCCCAGCGATTTATAAATACTTTGAAgataagtttttttctttattttttccttggTGTTCTTTGGTACTAAAACAATATAACACTTGATACGTTATCGCGTCTCCTAAGTTGCGACACCAACAATTTCAATTGTTGCTGTCGTTGTCGCCGCTTTCCACATTTACAGGCCGTAGGCTCGCATTTGCAATTGCCCTTGCTCAATTTTTTTCCATCCTTAAGAGCTGCAATAACAATTTGTACacaatatgaataatttacggtgATCAAATGCAATACTCGTAAATAACGTAAACTAACAAAATTCATTGTTTACTAATCAGTAACTATAGACACAGTAAGATAATTTATAATGCCTAGtttattaaatacactttacaagaaaatatatgttGGATCTTTTATCTATTTGAATTCAGTTCTAAACTTGTTTTTATCTTAGCTCTCCAAATTTCACCTTATAACTCGATTTGAGATATCTAAAAGAGTCTAGCCTTAAATTTAAACAGTACATGTGGTCCCAAAATGAACAGCCGTTCCTCTTTATAGCCATAATCAGACACCGAGCATAATAAAATCCCATCAAAATTTTAACACAATCCATTATCTAATGACCTAACTAATTGTAGTtcaaaacgaggacggaagctaacttcggcaagccgaagttttaatacccttgcagatttcactaatgaaaacttgactaaaatagcaaattgaattaataaacagcaaaatattctataattgaaaaaaataaaaaatttaaatttttcaccctattgttcctatgggagctatatgatatagacgtccgatcggcacgcgcttttaccctgatcaaggtacgcacaaaaaaatacgatttggaaagtttcatgggaatagcttatattttgcgcgaaatatcctgaaaaacgtcaaattttgaccgatttcaccctattgttcctatgggagctataagatatagacgtccgatcggcacgcgcttttaccctgatcaaggtatgcgtaaaagaataagattcatgtcaaaagcttttacactgagcgaaatatcttcattttgtgaaagctatatccgattgttcctatgggagctataggatatagacgtccgatcgggtcggctttcaaacttgatctgcgtacacatgttttaggacgactgtgaaagtttcaaggcgctagcttttaaactgagctcgcaaacggtattgaaacagacggacagacggacagacggacagacggtcagacggacagacggacagacggacagacggacagacggacagacggacatggctatatcgactcccctattgatcctgatcaagaatatatatactttatggggtcggaaacgtctccttcactgcgttacaaacttctgaccaaaattataataccctctgcaagggtataaaaagtcaaaagaatACAATCTAATAGGTATTAATTTACTCTGTGAATTTATACCTGTCATTAGATGGCAAGCTATGGTATAATTAAATGGAGCacttaaattaaagttattttgttttgtaaaagAATAATTTGCTAACTGGAATAATtgctgaatatttttaataatacacttatttatttgtaaagaaACCTTACAacctatttattaaaattcaccTTGCGACTTGACTCCTGTGGAAgtctttagtttttttaacaAACGGTTCAGCATTTTGAAGTTCAGttggattttttgaaaaatatcttctTCCTTTTAAAGTATCCCGTTTgaattgttttatatatttttgtattttaattagtttataaaatttctGAACTCCGTATGACCTTCACATGGCTGCAGGAACTTTGGAACTGCAAGTATCGGTCGTTAAGTCAgctttctaaataaattccaagCTAACTTGTTCGTGTGCAAAGTGCCTAGAAACCGCAGTGAATTCTTAATCAACCTTTTTCCAAACTCGCTTCGGTTAGCCACAAACATTGTTTAGATAGTAATGTGGATGTGGGATTCCGAATATAATCCAGAAACATCGAATTGAATGCAAATGGAGTGTACGGTTCACacgatttgattttaaaattggctgGTTCGTCGAATTCAAATCGTGTCTAATACACAAAGCGTGCCACCAGGGAATAcgtcattttattattttcataattagCAACAGCGGAGGTCTGTCGCCgatgggaatttttaaataagccaCGTTTGTAGTTCACAAATTAATGCTAATTAACTGGAGCGAAATAATGTGACATATAAAGCCGTAACAAAATGAATAATGCCAGAAAATCTCTGGACTTATTTCAGTTGCTAATTGAACAAAACTCATGGTTTTTCATTGGAGGCAGGtgctatttaaataataaaagaggATAGATGAATTGGAAGGGAAATGTCAAGGGAAAATATGGAAAAGCGAAAGTTAAGTACGAGTTTTGTTACCTACTTAGTTTTAACCAGGTTTTTGATTATATAATGGAGCAAAACGTGTGGTTTCAGTTCAGGTTTCCCACATAACAACTATTGTAATTTAAGCCAGCGTACAATAGTATATTTAGCCTTTTCACCCTGCCGGCAAGTTCTACTCCCCAAGCGGTTAACATTGAATATAAAATGAATCGAATTCATTGTACAAACAACTGAATATATGGCTTCCCTCCATGAGTTGTTTTTCTCAAATCCCGCTTTCCCCGTGCACCCCATTGCAAATACCTATGCATACTCGTACTCGTtcgtatatgtaaatatatagcGTGCGGGGCAATTCACAATTTGATCACCCGGTCGGGAAGCCAGGAGAAAgagcaatttaaatttgattcgCTGCTGTTCGGGACATTTATGATTAAAGCTCAGGCGCTGATCTCATCCACGCGTGTCAAATGTTCATTGCTCTAATTCAATTCAGCTTAGTTGAGTGAGAAATAATTTAACTAAGGTTATGTTTGGCCAAACTTTGATTGCTCGACAGAAAGTTCTAGGAAACCATTCATAACCTTTTCACATGGTCAAGTTCCAGGCCGGTTTATTGGGGTTCGAGGTGCTTTTTTCTGGGTCACATTAGGTTCCCAGGGTAATCGCCTAGAGAAACTGACCTTAGCCATCAAGTACTTgcttagttttatatttatcttttttttcgacCTGGGGAATATTTTGAGATTAGTCTACAAAAGACTGATTAACTTCAATTAGTAAACTGGTGCGAGACGGAAAGATTTCCgtaaaaatttgcataaaaaattaaggaattttttggaaaactaaACCAGTTTCAGTCGGTGGTCTAAACTGACCCACCTCAATGTAATTGGAACAGGTGTCCATCACTAGAGGCTAGTTTAAAGCAGTTATCCTGATAAAAAGGTAGCTTTCTCTTTTTGAAACACGTTCCTGAATTCACTCTCTTCAAAGAAAATAACctcttgaaatttttttttataatttgtagtttttattgatttatacatatataatttaaattaaacattaatatataatatatatgatatataacattgtataaattgaaaattttcttGGTACCTgcaagcaaattttttcacaaatCAATACATCTTTTGATCAATTACTTAATGAACTAATGTTAAatggttttataatatttccgtCTTTCCTCTTGCACAGTTGAGCCTGAACACCAAATAacctaataatatttcttgtttgtcttaacaaaatgtaacttggcataaacttttgaaacatttcaacttttacatacatataatataGCAATATTACGATTAATTTTGACACTTGCTCGGACTGTGCAATGCTCAGTTGgtattacaataaatatatgGGAATGTCTAATATAGACAaggatacaataaaaatcggGGTCCAAAGTATACGCAGCTACACATAtatcgaaaaaataatattagttataaATCTTAATTGTCGCCAATGAAGCATTTTCGTTTGTTATAGTTTTCattatttcttgtttatatGGTATACCTGTAACTGATCCAATTAGGTCAAAAAAAgagcaaagaaaaaacaaaaatgttgcttAACAATTTTCTACTGCAATTTACTCAGTCTCGTACGCAAAATAGAAAATTCAGTTTTTCTGCTATTTTTGCTTCCCttgttgtgtgttttttgtatatatcttttttttaagcttttttcgcgttgtttttttgtttgcctaaGGTCAAAAAAATGCGTTGGTCAAGCGGGCAGGTTCTCgttatttgattttctcaTCGTGTCGGTAAACAAATGACTGTTAATAGTTGTACATAACTGCGAAGTTGGTGTAAAAACGAAATGGTAGATAATCATCGGTAAAGGGAATTGTAAATTGGTATCAAGTTCAAGTTCTGGCTCTTGTAAATGGTAGTGTATTCGCGATGCGGAAATGCTGAGGCAaccattttgaaaataaaagggTACAGTTGCCTTGCATTTTCGTAGCTGCCGATGCtgtctcgctctctctctcgcgcAATCTTCGTCTTTAACAGCTTTTTCTCCTTTCTCCTCgggtttttctttgtttttgctgttactttttcatgttttttccATTCATCTGGTTACTTTTTGTTACTTTTGTAGTATATATGGCATTTCGCGAATGTCTGTGGGAATCGTCTGTAGTAGAGTCGTCCCGCTCCCTCTCACACCTTGCAGCTCTGCTGGACGGCAAGGACGGAGGACTGGCTGTGATTGTGGGCGTGCTCCAGCTCGTGCTCGTGCTCGTGCAggtcctcctcgtcctcgcaGATGCTGTCATGGTGCTTTCGCTGCTCCCGCTTGCGCATGTAGTTGATGAGGGGCCGCTTCTTGTGCTCCTTGCAGAACGGACAGTCCTTGCGCATCTGCTTCTCGGACTTTGTCTGCTTGCATTTTTCTGTAATCAAAAAGGGGATGCGTCACCGGTTAGTGAAGGTCGGCACTGTTTGATTGGCCTCGTCTGTAGcttcctctcttttttttggcctACGTGCGTGCCCACTTGAACGCCCTTCTGGGCTGCCAAGCAGCTGATTTGCCTACGTGACGTCGCCGGGTTTGCGTTCACGACGTCACGTCGCCATCTATGATCCCCCCTGCCTTGCTTTTCCCGTTATTTGATATGTGACCCTGTGACACAAACAGCtatgatcaaaataataatgctTATAaggaaacaatttttttttaaattttttgtttgttttttttttattaaatgctaGCAAATACCACTATTATTTTGAATGTAGTTGCCTGGATGACCTGCCTCTGTTGATTAACCTATTGCTTTGATTGCTCAATTGACCATGTTAAATGCTAAACGGTTATTATTGATTAAAGCCCAGCCGATCCATGTGGAAAGGTTCTATTCATAGCCGCTGATAAGCGACCTTGCATAATCTAAATGTATTCCAcacgggaaaaaaaatgttgacttATTGCTTAGCTATTTTGTATTTCCAAATACACAATGGTGAtataaaatatagatttaaTGTGAAGTCCAAAAATGATCTAATTGTTTATCTTGCATAACGGGTGATCTTTTTGTTCTGCGCTTTAAGTTCCTCCAtttggtataaaaatatatattttatttctgtgcACCTGATAATGCAGTACTCATAATTAGTCACTATATGACACGGATataagcaaaaacaaaggtttACCAATCGCACACCTCGGTTTTGTTATTGCGCTTTAATTTTGGCACACAAACACCATGAAGCCCTGCTTTATTTGTCTTCCCCTAAAGAGAATCCATTGTCCGACCACCTGCTCAACTTTTGTGAGCCATTTCTGGAAGTACAGTCAAGTTTTGATGTGTGTTCATTCGATTATCGCAAGACAGTCGAATGCAGAGTATCTTTTAATGGACTCAACTGACCTCGATAAGGCCGAGTTTAATCACCTTTAAAATAGCCACACAATGTATGGGTCTTTTTGTTGTCTTTTACGATTTTTCACGAGTTACGATACCTATCTTAGTTGCGCTTTAACTTTGAAATGCCGGAAATTTTCGACTGGTTTTTAGCTGCTAAATGCAATAAAGCGCCAATATCTTATAGCACGTGGATTTAAGCCGTAGATATATGTGTATGTAAACAGATTGTAAAAGGGGGGTTGGTGTAGTTGATAAGGCGAGCTGTGCGCCAAGAAACTTTAGACACCCTGTGTTTGTGCGCAAAAAATTAAGGCGTGTTccgtcacacacacacatacacatgcGG
The genomic region above belongs to Drosophila takahashii strain IR98-3 E-12201 chromosome 2L, DtakHiC1v2, whole genome shotgun sequence and contains:
- the fok gene encoding uncharacterized protein fok isoform X2; the encoded protein is MLNRLLKKLKTSTGVKSQALKDGKKLSKGNCKCEPTACKCGKRRQRQQQLKLLVSQLRRRDNVSSVILF
- the fok gene encoding uncharacterized protein fok isoform X3, which gives rise to MDVWGFCISDTTMAYGGSMRSGYYRDYEQFPYGTLESTNSPHAVKDCYSRVQALKDGKKLSKGNCKCEPTACKCGKRRQRQQQLKLLVSQLRRRDNVSSVILF
- the fok gene encoding uncharacterized protein fok isoform X1, which produces MDVWGFCISDTTMAYGGSMRSGYYRDYEQFPYGTLESTNSPHAVKDCYSRVQEKCKQTKSEKQMRKDCPFCKEHKKRPLINYMRKREQRKHHDSICEDEEDLHEHEHELEHAHNHSQSSVLAVQQSCKV